A section of the Anabaena cylindrica PCC 7122 genome encodes:
- a CDS encoding Uma2 family endonuclease — MISTPVSTVTSLTDFLQLPETKTASEYIDGNIYQKPMPKGKHSAVQTFLAPAINQIATPKKIARAFTELRCTFEGRSIVPDISVFNWELIPLDDNGEIQNEFTIPPNWTIEILSPEQSSTRVINNILFCLKHGTELGWLIDPQERLIMTFLPNQLPEVKQNQDILPVLNSLTEWEISVEDIFSCLRLN, encoded by the coding sequence ATGATCTCCACTCCCGTCTCCACTGTAACCTCCTTAACAGACTTTCTGCAACTACCAGAAACAAAAACAGCGAGTGAATATATTGATGGTAACATCTACCAAAAACCGATGCCTAAAGGTAAACATAGTGCAGTACAAACGTTTTTAGCACCCGCTATTAATCAAATAGCTACACCCAAAAAAATAGCTCGCGCATTTACAGAACTGCGTTGTACCTTTGAAGGTCGTTCTATTGTTCCAGATATCAGTGTTTTTAATTGGGAATTAATTCCTCTTGATGATAATGGTGAAATTCAGAATGAGTTTACAATTCCTCCAAATTGGACAATTGAAATTTTATCACCGGAACAAAGTTCAACCCGTGTAATTAATAATATTTTGTTCTGCTTAAAGCATGGCACAGAATTAGGCTGGCTTATTGATCCTCAAGAACGCTTAATCATGACTTTTTTACCTAATCAATTACCAGAAGTTAAGCAGAATCAAGATATTTTACCTGTGTTAAATTCTTTGACAGAATGGGAGATATCTGTTGAGGATATATTTAGTTGTCTCCGGCTCAATTAA
- the csx10 gene encoding type III-D CRISPR-associated RAMP protein Csx10 has protein sequence MKKISLEIKALSPLAIGQKKPGGNISEVEDCIPGSVIRGAVASQILKQTNQEIEPDDDFYKLFLGGNPAIFQNAYPGDDKIKSEVIVIPATALSSKIRPGFRTKGDGVFDTLIDRFCAENHGQIYDFNSPIEGNEVEGDRVDNFPGFYSRKSSKYSKNSAKTRLLTRVGINRRRATSEERVLYSIEVLNESKEQKKEAVIYTSTILAPDDLANTLQTFIHNHQDNFRLGGASSRGLGKVKMTVKPPQEIESKFNYQIDKFNQKLRKRWDEWGNIFGTVSDLPANRIYFTIDLQADAILTENWQRTTVISETMLQQFTGVKDSSLQLHTAYSSYDYRSGWNAAWGLMKDVELVTNRGGVYLFSTDNKDSWLQAWEDLEVYGIGDRTSEGFGQVQICNEFHLVLREEAV, from the coding sequence ATGAAAAAAATAAGTTTAGAAATTAAGGCTTTATCACCTTTAGCAATTGGACAAAAGAAACCAGGAGGTAACATTAGTGAAGTTGAAGATTGTATTCCGGGTTCTGTAATTCGTGGTGCAGTTGCTAGTCAGATATTGAAACAAACAAATCAAGAGATTGAACCAGATGATGATTTTTATAAATTGTTTTTAGGTGGAAATCCGGCAATTTTCCAAAATGCTTATCCAGGAGATGATAAAATTAAATCCGAAGTTATAGTCATACCTGCAACTGCGTTAAGTTCTAAAATAAGACCTGGATTTAGAACCAAAGGAGATGGTGTTTTCGACACTTTAATAGATCGCTTTTGTGCAGAAAATCATGGACAAATTTATGATTTTAACAGCCCGATAGAGGGTAATGAAGTAGAAGGAGATAGAGTAGATAATTTTCCTGGTTTTTATAGTCGAAAAAGCAGTAAATATTCTAAAAACTCTGCTAAAACTCGTCTATTAACTAGAGTAGGAATAAACCGACGACGTGCTACTTCTGAAGAAAGGGTACTTTACAGTATTGAAGTTTTAAATGAATCAAAAGAACAAAAAAAGGAAGCTGTCATATACACAAGCACAATTTTAGCACCTGATGATTTGGCTAATACCCTGCAAACATTTATTCATAATCATCAAGATAATTTCCGTTTAGGAGGTGCAAGTTCACGTGGTTTAGGAAAGGTAAAGATGACAGTCAAACCACCTCAAGAGATTGAATCAAAATTCAATTATCAAATAGATAAATTTAATCAAAAATTGCGTAAACGTTGGGATGAATGGGGTAATATTTTTGGTACAGTTTCCGACTTACCCGCAAATCGTATTTATTTCACCATTGATTTACAAGCGGATGCAATTTTAACAGAAAATTGGCAACGCACAACGGTAATTTCTGAAACAATGCTACAACAGTTTACAGGGGTGAAGGATTCATCTTTGCAACTTCACACTGCTTATAGTAGCTATGACTATCGTTCCGGGTGGAATGCTGCTTGGGGTTTGATGAAAGATGTGGAGTTAGTGACAAATAGAGGGGGTGTGTATTTATTTAGTACAGATAATAAAGACTCGTGGTTACAAGCTTGGGAAGATTTGGAAGTGTATGGAATAGGCGATCGCACTTCCGAAGGTTTTGGACAAGTACAAATCTGCAATGAGTTTCATTTAGTATTAAGAGAGGAAGCAGTATGA
- a CDS encoding CRISPR-associated protein Csx3: MTTYNIDLKDDILRVSFGEPAQNDQIVKDAATRLEEMSRLGELTGGQLLKINGPVSIPVAFVLAHKLSHIYGAIAFFDPKLGKYVISITHNPAYKLGDLID; the protein is encoded by the coding sequence ATGACTACTTACAACATTGATTTAAAAGATGATATTTTGCGGGTGAGTTTTGGTGAACCTGCCCAAAATGACCAGATTGTGAAAGATGCGGCTACGCGGTTGGAGGAGATGTCACGGTTGGGAGAATTAACGGGGGGACAACTGCTGAAGATTAATGGCCCTGTTTCTATTCCTGTCGCTTTTGTGTTGGCACATAAGTTATCTCATATTTACGGTGCGATCGCATTTTTTGATCCAAAACTCGGTAAATATGTGATTTCTATCACACACAATCCAGCATATAAGCTGGGAGACTTAATTGATTGA
- a CDS encoding putative CRISPR-associated protein: MQRLVISTVGTSLLTNQIDREYEDGYYKRLRDTANCTSEEVKKYHEDVADIIEELKERAEEKLNSNDIDKIREASAELNGIYGLYTDQINQAEKDIHWLIASDTAQDKVTTEILKSFLTEQGLSISDYIPKGFSTISDEAFTQGIDELLNWFEDTIPGYQDSGYEIYFNLVGGFKAIQGFANTIGMFYADKITYIFEGSSELITIPRLPIKIDTKVIKPVEFTLMAQGAWINLEILEKVPETLLFIVDDKATLSTWGRLIWNRSKGDFLNGDLLEKLPYIKYETSFTKDYDSRKEKNERIKLQETLAKVSHLLIKSNGDTAPLKGDGGVLYEVYQNKGGIAHFRVTQGIRVSCTSSSGVLNLRRYGKEPEVNNNP; this comes from the coding sequence ATGCAACGTTTAGTAATTTCGACAGTTGGGACAAGTTTATTAACTAATCAAATTGATCGAGAATATGAAGATGGCTATTATAAACGCTTACGAGATACTGCTAATTGTACTTCTGAAGAAGTTAAAAAATATCATGAAGATGTAGCAGATATCATCGAAGAACTCAAAGAAAGAGCAGAAGAAAAGCTGAATAGTAATGATATTGACAAAATTCGTGAGGCTAGTGCTGAACTCAATGGAATTTATGGCCTATATACAGATCAAATCAATCAAGCCGAGAAAGATATACATTGGTTAATAGCTAGTGATACTGCTCAAGATAAAGTAACAACAGAAATATTAAAGTCATTCTTAACTGAACAAGGATTAAGCATTTCCGATTATATACCTAAAGGTTTTTCAACTATTAGTGATGAAGCCTTTACACAAGGTATTGATGAACTACTTAATTGGTTTGAAGATACAATTCCTGGTTATCAAGATAGTGGCTATGAAATTTACTTCAACTTAGTAGGAGGCTTTAAAGCAATACAAGGATTTGCTAATACAATAGGTATGTTTTATGCTGATAAAATTACCTATATATTTGAAGGTAGTTCAGAACTAATTACAATTCCTCGCCTACCTATCAAAATAGATACAAAAGTAATTAAACCTGTAGAATTTACATTAATGGCGCAAGGTGCATGGATTAATTTAGAAATACTAGAAAAAGTTCCAGAAACTTTATTATTTATTGTTGATGATAAAGCCACATTAAGCACATGGGGTAGGCTAATTTGGAATAGAAGTAAAGGAGATTTTCTGAACGGTGATTTATTAGAAAAATTACCATATATCAAGTATGAAACATCATTCACAAAAGATTATGACAGCAGAAAAGAAAAAAATGAGAGAATTAAATTACAAGAAACATTAGCTAAAGTGTCTCATTTACTTATTAAAAGTAATGGTGATACTGCACCGTTAAAAGGTGATGGTGGTGTGTTATATGAAGTTTATCAAAATAAAGGTGGAATAGCTCATTTTCGAGTAACACAAGGTATAAGAGTTAGCTGCACTTCTTCATCTGGTGTATTAAATCTTCGCCGTTATGGTAAAGAACCAGAAGTTAATAACAACCCCTAA
- the cas10 gene encoding type III-B CRISPR-associated protein Cas10/Cmr2, whose product MNNTIHPISIGIAWCLAWGNERQPQFDITVLREMCKALRNGGEVPAAVRTIVKQVEDLQGIDKDDFPETLEKLKNDYPDLWNQTTKIGLVYGGVTKVKQYVFESAKIQEVRGASGLLDRINLIDLPAFFNDKDVPQIYNAQCSDVRTWLNKNFHNTYKLSEVLISELIIYSTGGNILAFCPTAYVHDLADAIEKRYTHETLTANSCAVGDTFRLLEIRFGLLKEKIEDTPWLDWYQKNYQKPIVQAYFGFPKNENERLEVFQNRKSFNEITTKLAILFNQRRSGNIIPGRNTNRRYPVIFETHPYLVRDGSDRRSTIMRVGEGELPRETYFSEASVRKYLVGDRAKDGDTEEPKWYIDSKLEWRRGIFESWVKRFDRFLEKHDYLKTKYYGNLKPKDVEIPKTLTHVSNASNGFVAYIYADGNNMGGYIQKIRTPQKYKKFSLDVSDATEEAVFHAIAENLHPHVLKNYNNDEDHRFKNGDLVHPFEIITIGGDDIFIIVPANKALEISQMIGEKFEEIMIDKSDEKADYRIEANKPVDKRNIHRYQPQTAKNSECKLSTSIGVLITAVNTPIYYAKDLTEQLLKSAKEKAKKLKKVEYHGGTIDFLTLKSVSMIASNVKEFRSEALIIETSPKLRLYAAPYTLHEIGGLLKSIAALKKAKFPKSQLYQIRSLLERGKHTAILNYRYFRVRLKQGKAELKRDFEEVWCLPKDENNNGNLAPWMYESEEKIYETIWRDMVDIYEFVEEPESEESDKSENVTAGIES is encoded by the coding sequence ATGAATAACACAATCCACCCAATATCTATTGGTATAGCTTGGTGTTTAGCTTGGGGTAATGAACGTCAACCGCAGTTTGACATTACTGTTTTGCGGGAAATGTGCAAAGCTTTGAGGAATGGGGGAGAAGTTCCAGCAGCAGTAAGAACTATTGTTAAACAGGTTGAAGATTTGCAAGGTATTGATAAGGATGATTTTCCTGAAACTTTAGAAAAGCTAAAAAATGATTATCCTGATTTATGGAATCAAACTACCAAAATTGGTTTAGTTTATGGTGGTGTGACTAAGGTTAAACAGTATGTGTTTGAATCAGCAAAAATTCAAGAAGTGCGTGGTGCATCTGGGTTATTAGATAGAATTAATTTAATTGATTTACCAGCATTTTTTAATGATAAAGATGTTCCACAGATTTATAATGCTCAATGCAGTGATGTTAGAACATGGTTAAATAAAAACTTTCACAATACATATAAATTATCAGAAGTTCTCATTTCCGAATTAATCATCTATTCAACAGGTGGAAACATTCTGGCTTTTTGTCCTACTGCGTATGTTCATGACTTAGCTGATGCTATCGAAAAACGTTATACTCATGAAACATTAACAGCTAATTCCTGTGCAGTTGGTGATACATTTAGATTATTAGAAATTCGGTTTGGATTACTCAAAGAAAAAATAGAAGATACACCTTGGCTTGATTGGTATCAAAAGAATTACCAAAAACCAATTGTTCAGGCTTATTTTGGATTCCCTAAAAATGAAAATGAACGTTTAGAAGTATTTCAAAACCGCAAAAGCTTTAATGAAATAACCACCAAACTAGCGATTTTATTTAATCAACGACGTAGCGGTAATATTATTCCTGGACGAAATACCAACCGTCGATATCCAGTCATATTTGAAACCCATCCTTATTTAGTTAGAGATGGAAGCGATAGACGTTCTACTATTATGAGAGTAGGTGAAGGTGAATTACCAAGAGAAACCTATTTTTCTGAAGCATCAGTTAGAAAATATCTTGTTGGTGATAGAGCAAAAGATGGAGATACAGAGGAACCAAAATGGTATATTGATTCTAAATTAGAATGGCGTAGAGGTATATTTGAAAGCTGGGTCAAAAGATTTGATAGATTTTTAGAAAAGCATGACTATTTAAAAACCAAATATTATGGAAATCTCAAACCTAAAGATGTAGAAATTCCTAAAACATTAACTCATGTATCTAATGCTAGTAATGGCTTTGTAGCCTATATTTACGCAGATGGTAATAACATGGGTGGATATATCCAAAAAATTCGCACTCCTCAGAAATATAAAAAATTTAGTTTAGACGTAAGTGATGCTACAGAAGAAGCTGTTTTTCACGCAATAGCAGAAAACTTACATCCTCATGTTTTGAAAAATTACAATAATGATGAAGATCATAGATTTAAAAATGGTGATTTAGTGCATCCATTTGAAATTATTACTATCGGTGGTGACGACATTTTCATCATTGTTCCTGCTAACAAAGCCTTAGAAATTTCTCAAATGATAGGAGAGAAATTTGAAGAAATAATGATTGACAAATCAGATGAAAAAGCAGATTATAGAATTGAAGCCAATAAACCTGTAGATAAGAGAAACATTCACCGTTATCAACCACAAACAGCTAAAAACTCAGAATGTAAATTGAGTACATCCATAGGAGTTTTAATTACTGCTGTTAACACACCAATTTACTACGCCAAAGATTTAACAGAACAATTACTAAAATCCGCCAAAGAAAAGGCTAAGAAATTAAAGAAAGTAGAATACCACGGTGGAACAATAGACTTTCTAACTCTCAAATCAGTCAGTATGATTGCATCTAATGTTAAAGAATTCCGTAGTGAAGCATTAATTATCGAAACTTCCCCTAAATTAAGACTTTATGCAGCACCTTACACCTTACATGAAATAGGAGGATTGTTAAAATCCATTGCAGCATTGAAAAAAGCCAAATTCCCTAAATCACAACTTTACCAAATTCGTAGTTTATTAGAACGAGGTAAACACACAGCCATACTAAATTATCGGTATTTCCGAGTCAGACTTAAACAAGGTAAAGCAGAATTAAAAAGAGATTTTGAAGAAGTTTGGTGTTTACCAAAAGATGAAAATAATAATGGTAACTTAGCACCTTGGATGTATGAGTCAGAGGAAAAAATCTACGAAACAATTTGGCGCGATATGGTTGATATTTATGAATTTGTAGAAGAACCAGAAAGTGAAGAATCAGATAAATCAGAAAATGTAACAGCGGGGATTGAGTCATGA
- a CDS encoding TIGR03985 family CRISPR-associated protein, translating into MSEQNFSDLPQVELLQWLARGSLKQNLLRAVRLWVWLRSLYGDGQDQVLLNDGFTLADWKNTFFNSTHPKGEKIPQFHDPHCHCAKTTAEWLFDSHTGLNQEEWQHSLLSHIHITNLDEILQKRLFGITRRSLQADLQILEELGWLENREQKYHRVKHLPSRPITTKHNYNELYFLNQVDLEEIAENLSQKIAGVQRFFFKLDYVVTAIDKVENWQYELRKLWSQTPVPPIKLIYNSARLVESVECLVYPVCIYYVQRAVYLCAFGESPDRKTDWYNFRLDRIEDITPIAWTNPAIPKALQQRYQKRNLPNPEEIEVQMPKALGFDFYLESRLMLLRFDREYHDRYIQDTFRHETFNLISYQKAKSLIENSVINPEQKAELLKILANRSPKDAYYSLQYRHGDNNVTMRLRAWRPKVEILLPYDLRQKIAADITKEIGLYHI; encoded by the coding sequence GTGTCTGAGCAAAATTTTTCTGATCTTCCCCAGGTAGAACTACTGCAATGGTTAGCACGCGGTTCTCTCAAACAAAACCTACTGCGTGCAGTTCGGTTGTGGGTGTGGTTACGTTCTTTATATGGAGACGGTCAAGACCAGGTATTACTGAATGATGGTTTTACCTTAGCCGATTGGAAAAATACCTTCTTCAATTCCACACACCCTAAAGGAGAAAAAATTCCTCAATTCCATGATCCTCACTGTCATTGTGCAAAAACTACCGCTGAATGGTTATTTGATTCTCACACAGGATTAAATCAAGAAGAATGGCAGCACTCTTTATTATCCCATATTCATATTACTAATTTAGATGAAATCCTCCAAAAGCGATTATTTGGAATAACTCGTCGTTCCTTACAAGCCGATTTACAAATTTTAGAAGAGTTAGGTTGGCTAGAAAATCGAGAACAAAAATATCATCGAGTAAAACATTTACCTTCTCGTCCCATTACCACCAAACACAATTATAATGAACTATATTTTCTCAACCAAGTAGATTTAGAAGAAATTGCAGAAAATCTTTCTCAAAAAATCGCTGGTGTTCAACGTTTCTTTTTTAAACTAGATTATGTAGTCACTGCCATAGACAAAGTTGAAAACTGGCAATATGAACTCCGCAAACTTTGGTCACAAACCCCAGTTCCACCGATTAAATTAATTTATAACAGTGCCAGATTGGTAGAATCTGTAGAATGTTTAGTTTATCCCGTCTGTATTTACTATGTACAACGTGCAGTTTATCTCTGTGCTTTTGGTGAAAGTCCTGATAGAAAAACAGATTGGTATAATTTTCGTTTAGATAGAATTGAAGATATTACCCCAATTGCATGGACAAATCCTGCCATTCCTAAGGCACTACAACAGCGTTATCAAAAAAGGAATTTACCAAATCCCGAAGAAATTGAAGTACAAATGCCGAAAGCATTAGGGTTTGATTTTTATTTAGAATCTCGACTAATGCTATTACGATTTGACCGGGAATATCATGACCGCTACATTCAAGATACCTTTCGACATGAAACATTTAATTTAATTAGTTATCAAAAAGCGAAAAGCTTGATTGAAAATTCTGTAATCAATCCAGAACAAAAAGCAGAATTATTAAAAATTCTTGCAAATCGTTCCCCAAAAGATGCTTATTATAGTTTGCAATATCGACATGGAGATAATAATGTAACCATGCGTTTACGAGCTTGGCGACCAAAGGTAGAAATTCTATTACCTTATGATTTAAGACAAAAAATTGCGGCTGATATTACCAAAGAAATAGGACTTTATCATATATAA
- a CDS encoding RAMP superfamily CRISPR-associated protein, which translates to MIKLEQITNSTQTKTITAIIDTALCIGAGGSSGSLADKPIVRNAEGNLLIPGSQLKGRLRHECEKIARGLKWDICYSPNPQTMCPQRAGLDGNFVREEYKISENDKNHHCLICQIFGNPVLPSRIIVDDLICEEDPDNLPEIIRPGVTINRRRRTSEESKLYFLETSPANTKLRFKGDIHLLNAPPYTAPLILAGLKHINALGGSKSAGLGWLTWELPDLSIAAEAWEFLAKGSRE; encoded by the coding sequence ATGATTAAATTAGAACAAATAACTAACTCAACCCAAACTAAAACCATTACCGCTATCATTGATACAGCATTATGTATAGGTGCTGGTGGTTCTTCCGGTTCACTCGCAGATAAACCCATAGTTCGCAACGCAGAAGGAAATTTACTCATTCCTGGTTCACAATTAAAAGGACGTTTACGCCATGAATGTGAGAAAATAGCCAGAGGTTTAAAATGGGATATTTGCTATTCTCCCAACCCGCAAACAATGTGTCCCCAAAGGGCAGGTTTAGATGGTAATTTTGTCAGAGAAGAGTATAAAATATCAGAAAATGACAAAAACCATCATTGTTTAATTTGTCAAATCTTCGGAAATCCGGTTTTACCTTCCCGCATCATAGTAGATGATTTGATTTGTGAAGAAGACCCTGATAACTTACCAGAAATTATCCGTCCTGGTGTAACTATAAACCGTCGTCGTCGCACCTCAGAAGAAAGCAAACTTTACTTTTTAGAAACATCACCAGCAAATACAAAATTGAGGTTTAAAGGTGATATTCATCTATTAAATGCACCTCCTTATACAGCACCATTAATTTTAGCCGGATTGAAACATATTAACGCTTTAGGTGGAAGCAAATCAGCCGGTTTAGGCTGGTTGACTTGGGAATTACCAGATTTATCAATAGCAGCAGAAGCATGGGAATTTTTAGCTAAAGGAAGTAGGGAATAA
- a CDS encoding fused DSP-PTPase phosphatase/NAD kinase-like protein, producing the protein MNVVRKINQELTICGQITPEQLQNLADDGYKSILNLRFADEQNSWNNEQEKTELLGLHYVNFPIKIENLNHESAIEVFQIISELPKPLLIHCDNSKCSAVIVLLYISTKQGIEFNQAWQQAVNLGLL; encoded by the coding sequence ATGAATGTTGTTAGAAAGATTAATCAGGAATTAACGATATGTGGACAAATTACACCGGAACAGCTTCAAAACCTTGCTGATGATGGTTATAAGTCTATTTTAAATCTCCGTTTTGCAGATGAACAAAACTCATGGAACAATGAACAGGAAAAAACTGAGCTTTTAGGATTGCACTATGTCAATTTTCCAATTAAGATTGAAAATCTCAATCATGAGTCTGCTATCGAGGTTTTTCAAATTATTAGCGAATTACCCAAGCCACTTTTGATACATTGTGATAACTCCAAATGTTCAGCGGTTATAGTACTATTATATATCTCTACTAAGCAGGGAATTGAATTTAATCAAGCATGGCAACAAGCCGTAAATTTAGGCTTACTATAA
- the cas6 gene encoding CRISPR-associated endoribonuclease Cas6, whose product MPRAATSSKRKTPSKNTSLVWADNTELVGLVFDLEATNSTSLYSQYTIGLHAWFLDQVRQINPDLSAYLHDSESEKPFNISALAGQLLPTGKQLQLQANQTLTWQINAISQPVVQFLSQWLTQLPPTLQLRDVHLQIKQVSIIHPPTTYSQLLQSSTKKHTNINLSFISPTSFRRKGHHFPLPVPVNLFHSYLRRWNDFSGIPVEQDAFLNWIDENVIIHQHRLESVKVAAGKRGSVTGFTGAISLGLSKSALANIEFTQLFYTLVQLAPYCGTGHKTTFGLGQTCLDWVEPKSNASSGTLTTLLGERIEELTAIFTAQRKRTGGDSEALRRNRTEKIAITWATILARREMGESLQVIAKDLEIPYITVKTYVKLARRALKDTQ is encoded by the coding sequence ATGCCAAGAGCAGCTACATCCAGCAAACGCAAAACCCCATCAAAAAATACCTCTCTAGTATGGGCAGATAACACCGAATTAGTTGGCTTAGTCTTTGACCTAGAAGCGACCAATTCCACATCCCTATACTCACAATACACCATTGGACTTCATGCTTGGTTTTTAGACCAAGTGCGGCAAATTAACCCAGACCTTTCAGCATATCTGCATGATAGCGAATCAGAAAAACCTTTTAACATTTCTGCCCTCGCAGGTCAACTGCTTCCTACAGGTAAACAACTACAACTACAAGCAAACCAAACTTTAACTTGGCAGATAAACGCCATTTCTCAACCAGTAGTTCAGTTTTTGAGTCAATGGTTAACCCAACTTCCACCTACTCTACAATTAAGGGATGTTCACTTACAAATAAAACAAGTAAGTATTATTCATCCACCAACTACTTATAGCCAACTCCTACAATCATCTACAAAAAAACACACAAACATTAATCTGAGTTTTATTTCCCCTACCAGTTTTCGCCGCAAAGGACATCATTTTCCGCTTCCTGTTCCCGTCAATCTTTTTCATAGTTACCTCAGACGCTGGAACGACTTTTCAGGAATACCTGTGGAACAAGATGCTTTTCTCAACTGGATAGATGAAAATGTGATTATTCATCAACACCGCTTAGAATCCGTTAAAGTCGCCGCAGGTAAACGGGGTTCAGTGACTGGTTTTACAGGGGCAATTTCTTTAGGTTTGAGTAAAAGCGCTTTAGCTAATATAGAATTTACTCAGTTATTTTATACTTTAGTTCAACTTGCACCTTACTGCGGAACAGGACACAAAACCACCTTTGGACTCGGACAAACCTGTTTAGATTGGGTAGAACCAAAATCAAATGCATCTTCGGGAACGTTAACAACCTTGCTTGGAGAACGCATTGAGGAGTTAACAGCCATATTTACAGCACAACGAAAACGGACTGGGGGCGATAGCGAAGCGCTCCGTAGGAATCGCACTGAAAAAATTGCTATAACTTGGGCTACTATTTTAGCACGGCGAGAAATGGGCGAATCATTACAGGTAATAGCTAAAGATTTAGAAATACCTTACATCACAGTCAAAACTTACGTTAAATTAGCTCGTCGGGCGCTTAAAGATACACAATAG
- the csx7 gene encoding type III CRISPR-associated RAMP protein Csx7, whose amino-acid sequence MFDTFKNRLEITGKLTTITALRISAGRSTEPIGTDLPVIKDALGQPLIPGSSFKGALRSRLESFLRGIDSSFAEDPADFTSSARNKYVKDLKEQHKDNDEELTQKLVEMTDLISQLFGSPWIASKFQVRDLTVVPDTWFGQYQERDGVAIDRDTETAVNGKLYDFQVVPAGTQFQFRAVVENAEPWELGLLMIGLHQFETEQIPLGGGRSRGLGVVKLDISEMWWLDVNNNPKKLLTYLTELVNSRIGDKLPSYQEGKNFKDIWTQALIKHLTDDNISNNSITATQAQ is encoded by the coding sequence ATGTTCGACACATTCAAAAACCGCCTAGAAATCACAGGTAAACTCACAACAATTACTGCACTACGCATTAGTGCGGGACGTTCTACAGAACCTATCGGAACAGATTTACCCGTCATCAAAGACGCATTAGGACAACCATTAATACCAGGTTCAAGCTTTAAAGGTGCATTAAGATCCCGTCTTGAAAGTTTCCTTAGAGGAATTGATTCTAGTTTTGCTGAAGATCCTGCTGATTTCACTAGTTCAGCTAGAAATAAGTACGTCAAAGATTTAAAAGAACAGCACAAAGATAATGATGAGGAGTTGACACAAAAACTTGTGGAAATGACTGATTTGATATCTCAACTCTTCGGTTCTCCCTGGATAGCAAGTAAATTTCAAGTCCGCGATTTGACTGTAGTACCTGATACATGGTTTGGACAATATCAAGAACGTGATGGAGTAGCAATTGATAGAGACACCGAAACAGCCGTAAATGGTAAACTCTATGACTTCCAAGTAGTACCAGCAGGAACACAATTTCAATTTCGTGCAGTGGTGGAAAATGCAGAACCTTGGGAACTGGGATTATTAATGATTGGGTTACACCAATTTGAAACAGAACAAATTCCTCTTGGTGGTGGACGTTCTCGCGGTTTGGGAGTTGTTAAACTAGATATTAGTGAGATGTGGTGGCTTGATGTTAATAACAATCCAAAAAAATTATTAACATATTTGACAGAATTAGTTAATAGTAGAATAGGAGATAAATTACCTAGTTATCAAGAAGGTAAAAATTTCAAGGATATTTGGACTCAAGCACTCATCAAGCACTTGACAGATGATAATATATCTAATAATTCTATAACCGCAACCCAAGCACAATAG